From one Enterococcus sp. DIV2402 genomic stretch:
- a CDS encoding HdeD family acid-resistance protein translates to MNKIIQQFQRYALLRSVLYILTGGFAIMYPKQFTQGIIYLVAGYIAILGISNLWNAYQEKRRSGYVGFEMIVGVLFLVAAAAVLALAKPIFTILTVFLGILIVLNGLLRIVQGFNLKSLNQGYWPWLLYGALLVVGGLLLMFNAVASIMTLFGSLLIFMGISEIIGYIQIKRNLS, encoded by the coding sequence ATGAATAAAATTATTCAACAGTTTCAAAGATATGCCTTATTACGTAGCGTGCTTTATATTTTAACGGGTGGATTCGCCATTATGTATCCAAAGCAATTCACTCAAGGCATCATTTATTTAGTCGCGGGTTATATCGCAATTTTAGGAATAAGTAATCTTTGGAATGCCTATCAAGAAAAACGACGTTCAGGATATGTTGGTTTTGAGATGATTGTTGGCGTGTTGTTTTTAGTAGCCGCAGCAGCTGTATTGGCTCTTGCTAAACCAATTTTTACCATTCTGACTGTTTTCTTAGGAATTTTGATAGTTCTAAACGGTCTTTTACGAATTGTTCAAGGATTTAATTTGAAAAGTCTAAACCAAGGTTACTGGCCATGGCTCTTATATGGTGCATTGTTAGTCGTGGGTGGATTATTATTAATGTTTAATGCAGTTGCTAGCATTATGACTCTTTTTGGCAGCCTGTTAATTTTTATGGGTATCTCCGAAATTATTGGTTATATCCAGATCAAACGGAACCTATCTTAA
- the addA gene encoding helicase-exonuclease AddAB subunit AddA, which translates to MIKIPLKPSNETFTDTQWQSIFDKGDNLLISASAGSGKTTVLVRRVIEKLKSGSNIDELLIVTFTEAAAREMKERIQVALQDAVNKESDSEKRKHFVRQLTLLPMANISTLHAFCLTVIRRFYFLIDLDPVFRMLTDETESILLKEEVWEELRDACYEAKDESFYRLTENFSSDRSDEGVTDLVMSLYTFARANPNPTKWLTNLADNYQTEDGLTQNQLYKSQLKPAIIHTLEAAIQRLEIGLQLAQIDALIEKAATLVADELAQAQRLLSYFQEDTLDLAYAQIEGLSFGRYPAFRKEEQKELSEPVKIQRQTAKELVESVKQFFAYAPEEMLALMEQARPIVEEMGNLTQRFMENFQQRKLDKGVLDFNDLEHFTLAILRGEGQGSEASAYYRQKFEEVLVDEYQDVNRLQEAILYWVREPDDTQGNMFMVGDVKQSIYAFRLADPTLFIDKYLAFEKAEGGRRIVLAENFRSRSEVLQFTNLVFQQLMDEEVGQIPYDDAAKLIPGFPAFPESNQFQTELLLFEKGVEEDADVVDDKTEGELHLVALKVKELIQQQFEIYDKKMKAKRPVSYKDIVLLTPTRKNNLVIMDIFKKFDIPLEVNDAQNYFQATEVQTMIALLQIIDNPYQDIPLVAVLRSPIVGLNEEELAEIRLMKKNGDYLEAVQLYAVKDTELAQQVQKFLAQLDVWREMARRRSLSELIWSIYEETAYLDYVIGLPSGRQRYANLVALANRAESYEQSSFRGLYQFIRFIEKMQEKDKDLAEPLAISTEDAVRVMTVHASKGLEFPIVFLLDTTKQFNYQDFNSRYIFEERLGAGIQFINEERIRFDTLPYQAIKQVRIQKALSEEMRKLYVAFTRAEQKLYLVGSYKTKEDAFKNWSRALTQENLVLDSSLRLSGKGNLMNWIGLTLMRHPDMQKVYDNIDAVRTVRHDANFQIHWWNQAELLEQLPKVLAEPIKPEQLAIQASEETAEFQRRLAFTYPLEKSTMTTSYQSVSEMKRIYNDPDEQDIAKLDWESTFEQSRKQHFRYASDELAKPKFLQKEKIEPTAIGSATHTLLQLLPLTAIPTKESIQDKLTELVTNNYLEKAVAEKIDIDAIVWFYQTDLGKSLVQHANNVHREQPFSMLKDAQTVFLDFEEPGAELLVHGIIDGYIELDDYIILYDFKTDAVYANNEEKIQQQYQGQLRLYKEALQQSLKKPVTETYLVLLNGQTILPMKNL; encoded by the coding sequence ATGATTAAGATCCCTTTGAAACCTAGCAACGAAACTTTTACCGATACGCAATGGCAATCCATTTTTGATAAAGGGGATAATCTATTGATTTCTGCTTCAGCAGGGTCAGGTAAAACCACTGTGTTAGTTCGCCGAGTGATTGAAAAATTAAAAAGCGGGAGCAATATCGATGAGTTATTGATTGTTACTTTTACTGAAGCAGCTGCTAGAGAAATGAAAGAACGTATTCAAGTAGCCTTACAAGACGCTGTAAATAAAGAAAGTGACAGCGAAAAAAGAAAACATTTTGTCAGACAATTGACACTGTTACCTATGGCGAATATTTCTACGTTACATGCATTTTGTTTAACGGTTATTCGCCGTTTTTATTTTTTAATTGATTTAGATCCAGTGTTTCGAATGTTGACAGATGAAACGGAAAGCATTTTATTAAAAGAAGAGGTATGGGAAGAATTGCGTGATGCTTGTTATGAAGCAAAAGATGAATCATTTTATCGGTTGACGGAAAACTTTTCAAGTGATCGTTCTGATGAAGGTGTGACTGATCTAGTGATGTCACTCTATACATTTGCTCGTGCAAACCCAAATCCAACCAAATGGTTGACAAATTTAGCAGACAATTATCAAACAGAAGATGGTTTAACACAAAATCAGCTGTATAAAAGTCAATTAAAACCTGCGATTATTCATACTTTAGAAGCGGCAATTCAGCGTTTAGAAATTGGGTTACAACTTGCGCAAATTGATGCACTTATTGAAAAAGCTGCAACATTAGTAGCTGATGAATTAGCACAAGCGCAACGGTTATTAAGTTATTTTCAAGAAGATACCTTAGATTTAGCCTATGCACAAATTGAAGGCTTGTCGTTTGGGCGTTATCCTGCGTTTCGTAAAGAAGAACAAAAAGAATTATCAGAACCAGTAAAAATTCAACGACAAACAGCCAAAGAATTAGTAGAATCGGTTAAACAATTTTTTGCGTATGCGCCAGAAGAAATGTTGGCATTAATGGAACAAGCACGTCCAATTGTGGAAGAAATGGGCAATTTAACTCAACGTTTTATGGAAAATTTCCAGCAAAGAAAATTGGATAAAGGTGTATTAGATTTTAATGATTTAGAGCATTTTACTTTGGCGATTTTACGAGGTGAAGGCCAAGGTAGCGAGGCATCAGCTTATTATCGACAAAAATTTGAAGAAGTATTAGTAGATGAATACCAAGATGTCAATCGTCTACAAGAAGCTATTTTATACTGGGTACGTGAACCTGACGATACTCAAGGAAATATGTTCATGGTAGGGGATGTCAAACAATCCATCTATGCTTTTCGCTTAGCTGATCCAACTTTATTTATTGATAAATATTTGGCTTTTGAAAAAGCCGAGGGTGGACGTCGTATCGTTTTAGCTGAAAATTTCCGCTCACGTTCAGAGGTGTTGCAGTTTACAAATTTAGTTTTCCAACAATTAATGGATGAAGAAGTAGGACAAATTCCTTATGATGATGCGGCAAAATTGATTCCTGGTTTCCCAGCGTTTCCAGAAAGCAACCAATTTCAAACAGAGCTGTTGTTATTTGAAAAAGGTGTTGAAGAAGACGCAGATGTTGTGGATGATAAAACAGAAGGTGAATTACATCTTGTTGCCTTAAAAGTCAAAGAATTAATTCAGCAACAATTTGAAATTTACGATAAAAAAATGAAAGCTAAGCGCCCTGTTAGCTATAAGGATATTGTATTGTTAACCCCAACTCGTAAAAATAATTTAGTTATCATGGATATTTTTAAAAAATTTGATATTCCATTAGAAGTAAATGATGCTCAAAATTATTTTCAAGCGACTGAAGTCCAAACAATGATTGCCCTTTTGCAAATTATTGACAATCCGTATCAAGATATTCCGCTAGTCGCTGTTTTAAGGTCGCCAATTGTAGGTTTAAATGAAGAAGAATTAGCGGAAATCCGTTTAATGAAAAAAAATGGAGACTATCTAGAAGCTGTGCAATTGTATGCAGTAAAAGACACTGAATTAGCGCAACAAGTCCAAAAATTTCTTGCACAATTGGATGTCTGGCGTGAAATGGCACGTCGCCGTTCACTTTCAGAACTTATTTGGTCAATTTATGAAGAGACGGCCTATCTGGATTATGTGATTGGATTGCCATCTGGACGTCAACGTTATGCTAATTTAGTTGCTTTAGCTAACCGCGCAGAAAGTTATGAACAAAGTAGTTTCAGAGGGTTATATCAATTTATCCGATTTATTGAAAAAATGCAGGAAAAAGACAAAGATTTAGCAGAACCTTTAGCTATTTCAACTGAAGATGCTGTGAGAGTAATGACGGTTCATGCCAGTAAAGGATTAGAGTTTCCGATTGTTTTCTTATTGGATACAACGAAGCAATTTAATTATCAAGATTTTAATTCCCGGTATATTTTTGAGGAACGATTAGGTGCAGGTATTCAGTTTATCAATGAAGAACGGATTCGTTTTGATACGTTACCTTACCAAGCAATTAAGCAAGTACGAATTCAAAAAGCATTGTCAGAAGAAATGCGTAAATTGTATGTTGCCTTTACTCGTGCGGAGCAAAAATTGTATCTAGTTGGTTCTTATAAAACGAAAGAAGATGCTTTTAAGAATTGGAGTCGAGCCTTAACCCAAGAAAATCTAGTTCTTGATTCATCTTTACGTTTAAGTGGGAAAGGCAACTTGATGAACTGGATTGGCTTAACCTTAATGCGGCATCCTGATATGCAAAAAGTTTATGACAACATTGATGCCGTTCGAACTGTCCGTCATGATGCGAACTTCCAAATTCACTGGTGGAACCAAGCAGAGCTTTTGGAGCAACTACCCAAAGTTTTGGCAGAACCAATTAAACCAGAGCAATTAGCGATACAAGCGAGTGAAGAAACAGCCGAATTTCAACGTCGTCTCGCATTTACGTATCCTTTAGAAAAATCAACAATGACAACAAGCTATCAATCTGTATCTGAGATGAAGCGAATCTATAATGATCCCGATGAACAGGATATTGCCAAATTAGATTGGGAGAGTACGTTTGAACAAAGCCGTAAACAACATTTCCGCTATGCTTCGGATGAACTAGCTAAGCCCAAATTTTTGCAAAAAGAAAAAATTGAACCAACAGCAATTGGCAGTGCGACGCATACGCTACTGCAGCTATTACCTTTAACAGCAATACCAACCAAAGAGAGCATTCAAGATAAGTTGACTGAATTAGTGACAAACAATTATTTAGAAAAAGCTGTGGCAGAAAAAATTGATATTGATGCTATTGTCTGGTTTTATCAAACTGATTTAGGAAAGTCTTTAGTTCAGCATGCTAACAACGTTCATCGCGAACAACCATTTTCGATGTTAAAAGATGCTCAGACAGTATTTTTAGATTTTGAAGAACCCGGTGCTGAACTATTGGTACATGGGATCATTGATGGGTACATTGAATTAGACGATTATATTATATTGTACGATTTCAAAACAGATGCAGTGTACGCAAATAATGAAGAGAAAATTCAACAGCAATATCAAGGACAATTACGATTATATAAAGAAGCATTACAACAATCGCTAAAAAAACCTGTTACTGAAACCTATCTGGTATTGTTAAATGGTCAAACAATTTTGCCTATGAAAAACTTATAA
- a CDS encoding nitroreductase family protein yields the protein MTNFLNALQNRRSIYAIGRNVSLSETEIEELIKDAVKASPSAFNAQSTRAVILFGDAHEKLWDLTEAALEPLTPAEAFEGTKQKLASFKAGFGTVLFFYNQDTVTNLQEQFALYADNFPVWAEQSNGIATANTWTVLAEAGIGASLQHYNPVIDEAVAKEWNIPANWKLRSQLVFGSKEAEAGEKEYLADEERFRVFK from the coding sequence ATGACAAACTTTTTAAACGCATTACAAAATCGTCGTTCAATCTATGCAATCGGACGTAACGTTTCTTTATCTGAAACAGAAATTGAAGAATTAATCAAAGACGCTGTAAAAGCTAGCCCAAGTGCTTTTAACGCTCAATCAACACGTGCAGTTATTTTATTTGGTGACGCACATGAAAAATTATGGGATTTAACAGAAGCTGCTTTAGAACCATTAACTCCAGCAGAAGCTTTTGAAGGAACAAAACAAAAATTAGCTAGCTTCAAAGCTGGTTTCGGTACAGTTTTATTCTTCTACAATCAAGATACAGTAACAAACTTACAAGAACAATTTGCTTTATATGCTGATAACTTCCCAGTATGGGCAGAACAATCAAACGGAATTGCTACTGCAAATACTTGGACAGTATTAGCAGAAGCTGGTATTGGCGCTAGTCTTCAACATTACAATCCAGTAATTGATGAAGCTGTTGCAAAAGAATGGAACATTCCTGCTAACTGGAAATTACGTTCTCAATTAGTATTCGGTTCAAAAGAAGCTGAAGCTGGTGAAAAAGAATATTTAGCTGACGAAGAACGTTTCCGCGTTTTTAAATAA
- the rsxC gene encoding electron transport complex subunit RsxC, producing MKKKVTGGFSLSPPLKALKKKLEIHQQTVSVFEPNMVFIPLSQHIGAPAQPIVNPGDYVKQGQVIGESDAFVSAKVHASVSGKVLDITEWPNQNNQTTQTIVIENDFNYDNDFLSTPFSWEEASNDLIKKKIQQAGIAGKGGATFPTHVKFAIDDTKKIDTLILNGAECEPFLSSDALLMEQAASKIIEGALIARKLLHDPLIIIGIEDDKPLAIAAMKKTTTSYPFIQVKVLPTVYPTGGEKQLVEVLLDREVPLGKLTADIGVVLMNVATSFALYEAVCWNKPLINRYTTVTGDVQQPQVIQSPIGTLAGELIDFAGGFQGAPSKVILGGPMMGRTVTTLRVPTTKGSNGILVFNEDNDWLFTENPCIRCNKCVEACPMRLMPLSIDQYFRAGDYDKCDELLAEACISCGACTFVCPARRNLAATITEAKNKVSALKKEALQNA from the coding sequence ATGAAGAAAAAAGTAACTGGTGGCTTTTCATTAAGCCCCCCATTAAAAGCATTGAAAAAGAAATTAGAAATCCATCAACAAACTGTTTCTGTCTTTGAACCCAATATGGTTTTTATACCTCTATCTCAACATATTGGTGCACCTGCTCAACCAATTGTTAACCCTGGTGATTACGTTAAACAAGGGCAAGTCATTGGTGAATCTGATGCGTTTGTATCTGCAAAGGTTCATGCTAGTGTATCTGGTAAAGTCTTAGATATTACCGAATGGCCGAATCAAAATAATCAGACCACGCAAACCATTGTCATTGAAAATGATTTTAACTATGACAATGATTTCCTTTCAACCCCTTTTTCTTGGGAAGAAGCTTCGAATGATTTAATTAAGAAAAAAATTCAACAAGCTGGCATCGCAGGTAAAGGCGGTGCAACGTTCCCAACACATGTCAAATTTGCAATCGATGATACCAAAAAAATTGATACATTAATTTTAAATGGTGCAGAATGTGAGCCCTTTTTAAGTAGCGATGCTTTATTAATGGAACAAGCTGCTTCAAAAATTATTGAAGGTGCTCTAATTGCCCGTAAATTACTTCATGATCCTTTAATTATTATTGGAATTGAAGACGATAAACCTCTTGCTATTGCTGCTATGAAAAAAACAACCACCTCTTATCCTTTTATTCAAGTCAAAGTATTACCAACTGTTTATCCAACAGGAGGAGAAAAACAATTAGTCGAAGTTCTTTTAGACAGAGAAGTCCCTTTAGGAAAATTAACTGCTGACATTGGCGTCGTCTTAATGAACGTTGCCACTAGCTTTGCACTATATGAGGCAGTTTGCTGGAATAAACCGTTAATTAACCGCTACACTACGGTGACTGGAGACGTTCAACAGCCACAGGTTATTCAAAGTCCAATTGGCACCTTAGCTGGTGAATTAATTGATTTTGCAGGTGGCTTCCAAGGCGCACCTAGTAAAGTTATTCTAGGTGGACCAATGATGGGTAGAACAGTGACTACTTTACGCGTGCCAACAACCAAGGGGAGCAACGGAATTTTGGTTTTTAATGAAGACAATGACTGGTTATTCACTGAAAACCCTTGTATTCGTTGTAACAAATGCGTGGAGGCTTGTCCGATGCGCCTGATGCCTTTGAGTATTGATCAATATTTTAGAGCCGGTGACTATGACAAATGTGATGAATTATTAGCAGAAGCCTGCATCAGTTGTGGCGCCTGTACGTTTGTTTGTCCTGCTAGACGTAACTTGGCGGCTACTATTACTGAAGCAAAAAATAAAGTTAGCGCCTTGAAAAAGGAGGCGTTGCAAAATGCCTGA
- a CDS encoding RnfABCDGE type electron transport complex subunit D, with the protein MPDYYQESESEKLFQQTSKFPKTQPNPHIRGNQETQTIMLMVILALLPAILFSGYLFGWTVYLNYLLAMLTGICVEFLWFKWIKRRYQWDYSAVLTALLLGMNLPPSAPWYFPIIGTTFAIIVIKEFFGGLGYNFINPALGGRAFLVALFYQQMFTISWPDPPFNKLSPQPFDPTIDTLSGATPLAVMRAGETLSLDELNAAFFGFIGGRAGETSAFLLLLGGIFLIYKKIIGFHIPSIVLGTIGLGAFILGPTGLFTGSWQNIIGHIISGGAILGAFFMATDYASTPSTKMGEIIFAFGVGLLVVVFRFFGLTNEGVSYGILIMNCFTPAIDRLLRLRVLGEGKQSPFNLKINA; encoded by the coding sequence ATGCCTGATTATTATCAAGAATCTGAAAGTGAAAAGCTTTTTCAACAAACATCAAAATTTCCAAAAACCCAACCAAATCCGCATATCCGCGGAAATCAAGAAACTCAAACTATCATGTTAATGGTTATTTTAGCTCTATTGCCCGCTATCTTGTTCTCTGGATATCTTTTTGGTTGGACTGTCTATTTAAATTATTTACTCGCCATGTTGACAGGTATTTGTGTCGAATTTCTTTGGTTTAAATGGATTAAGCGTAGGTATCAATGGGATTATAGTGCCGTTTTAACAGCTTTATTACTCGGAATGAATTTGCCCCCTTCTGCTCCATGGTATTTTCCAATCATTGGCACGACTTTTGCCATTATCGTTATTAAAGAATTTTTTGGAGGATTAGGGTACAACTTTATCAACCCAGCATTAGGAGGACGAGCTTTTTTAGTGGCTCTTTTCTATCAACAAATGTTCACAATTAGTTGGCCTGATCCGCCGTTTAATAAACTTTCACCACAACCATTCGATCCCACAATTGATACCTTGTCAGGAGCAACTCCTTTAGCCGTTATGCGAGCTGGGGAAACACTTTCTTTAGACGAGCTAAATGCAGCCTTCTTTGGTTTTATCGGAGGCCGCGCAGGAGAAACAAGTGCATTTCTTCTTTTATTAGGTGGCATTTTTCTAATATACAAAAAAATTATTGGTTTTCACATTCCATCGATTGTTTTAGGGACGATTGGACTTGGCGCATTTATTTTAGGACCTACTGGTTTATTTACTGGTTCTTGGCAAAATATCATCGGACATATCATCAGTGGTGGCGCCATTTTAGGAGCGTTTTTTATGGCAACCGACTATGCTTCGACCCCATCAACCAAAATGGGCGAAATAATCTTTGCTTTTGGCGTAGGTCTCCTAGTAGTTGTTTTCAGATTCTTTGGATTGACGAATGAAGGCGTCAGTTATGGTATCTTAATTATGAACTGTTTTACGCCAGCAATTGATCGCCTACTGCGTTTACGTGTATTAGGTGAAGGAAAACAAAGTCCCTTTAATTTAAAAATAAATGCGTAA
- a CDS encoding PD-(D/E)XK nuclease family protein encodes MSLQFITGGGNTNHQQAIIDIASEWLANPQQDVFFLVPNYNKFEREQELLSQLKRQQHVEEFTSIRGQVYSFNRLAWYFLQRTGQFGGTMISEVGSAMIMRKVLESLTEQLTIFRGEINKSGFISQLIELYKEFQLGNIHAEELQFGSENTDFELKMKEVQLIFTVYEEELLQRQLQIEQPIPMLTRYLTHSGEFSSNTDLPNLKKSLFIVSGFANFSAQEQALLQVLMQQSHLCVDIYIDNVHKESDAMDLFFEAQQTYSLLKNFAQMYQIPVLFDKKAILLEEATGYSVIENYWRTNEIIITSKKTLKSFLEIWKAETPEEELRQIGVEIRRLVAASAESPQPIRYRDIQLVTLNPEIYYSLIPIVFDELAIPYYLDEDRKMEQHPLVEFIHALFALDKYYYRLSDIFRFLRTELYIPQEMRVGSEDWQQARNQFRHAVDITENKALSHHFQGNDWLKAEDWQLIEYNFEEKQLADTVSVEEQTNQIRRAFRRDIAAFFKKIKAAKTTYEALEIFYQFLIQQGIEEQLIHWRNQEIERGHLEQARNHEQTWSSLMDLLDEFSEIYGEDAFNFDLFEEILSSGLANLTFGKIPTAIDQVKINPLDLARPMQAKITFAIGLDETTFPRKIENKTLLSSEERAQLNAVLKEDQYLRDHVGETLRNEPFVAYNVLLSASDKLYMTYAANHDTQQNIKMSPYLVRLVEGTGIELQNRQSLTLESNPAYYVGTYRSLIRQLNSLYRQTQDVKINLPNVWRWMEKQLRGENKQLAERVFASQSHRNVPVSLPQETALALYGTEIHSSISRMETFYQCEYRYFVDYGLRLNERDIYGLNPAITGEFFHDALDRFLTFLIEENISLSQLTATERDHFVDHVLKEIFGEIRYNLLNRSARMNFIRHQLSKTIQRVTWALHKQGEKTQLSPVQTEVLFGQIAGKRGIPGLQLPLNSGGQLHLRGKIDRIDTAIVDGQPWLSVVDYKSSSREFDLTEAYYGLAMQLVTYLDVALTDAVELIGRDDAKIAGAYYFHVHNPVMDHQKATDDERLKQYKYDGLFVDDAEVFPIYDETLTKSKNSALFPIRKDKNETIQKITQSKDKFYTEEEINYLIQHNRKKMIDGGNRILSGEIALNPSYKMKDKKRACQHCPFRSICTFDVMLQENEYHRMKQLSKEEIIERMREEEND; translated from the coding sequence TTGAGCTTGCAATTTATAACAGGCGGTGGCAATACCAATCATCAGCAAGCAATTATTGATATTGCAAGTGAATGGTTAGCTAATCCGCAACAAGATGTTTTTTTTCTAGTGCCTAACTATAATAAATTTGAACGTGAACAAGAATTACTTTCACAATTGAAGAGACAACAACATGTAGAAGAATTTACTTCTATTCGTGGACAAGTCTATAGTTTTAATCGATTAGCATGGTATTTCTTACAACGGACTGGTCAGTTTGGTGGGACAATGATTTCTGAAGTTGGCTCTGCAATGATTATGCGGAAGGTATTAGAATCATTGACAGAGCAATTGACGATTTTTCGAGGGGAAATTAATAAGTCTGGATTTATTTCGCAATTAATTGAGTTATATAAAGAATTTCAATTAGGGAATATTCATGCAGAAGAGTTACAATTTGGTAGTGAGAATACAGATTTTGAATTGAAAATGAAAGAAGTTCAATTAATTTTTACTGTTTATGAAGAAGAATTGCTTCAGCGCCAACTACAAATTGAACAGCCGATACCGATGTTAACACGCTATTTAACTCATAGTGGTGAATTCTCTTCAAATACAGACTTGCCTAATTTAAAGAAAAGTCTTTTTATCGTTAGTGGCTTTGCAAATTTTTCAGCACAAGAACAAGCATTATTACAAGTGTTAATGCAACAAAGTCATCTTTGTGTAGATATATATATTGATAATGTCCATAAAGAATCAGACGCAATGGACTTGTTTTTTGAAGCACAACAAACGTATAGTCTTTTAAAAAACTTTGCTCAAATGTATCAAATACCAGTGCTGTTTGATAAAAAAGCTATTTTATTAGAAGAAGCGACTGGTTACTCAGTAATAGAAAATTATTGGCGAACAAATGAAATAATTATTACAAGCAAAAAAACTTTAAAAAGTTTTTTAGAAATTTGGAAAGCAGAAACGCCTGAAGAAGAACTGCGCCAAATCGGAGTGGAGATTCGCCGATTAGTTGCTGCTTCAGCAGAGAGTCCTCAACCGATTCGTTATCGTGATATCCAATTAGTCACATTAAACCCAGAGATTTATTATTCATTAATTCCTATTGTTTTTGATGAATTAGCAATACCGTATTATTTAGATGAAGACCGTAAAATGGAGCAACATCCCTTAGTAGAGTTTATTCATGCATTGTTTGCTTTGGATAAGTATTATTATCGTTTGTCTGATATTTTTCGATTTTTACGAACAGAACTGTATATTCCTCAAGAGATGCGAGTAGGAAGTGAAGACTGGCAGCAAGCACGAAACCAATTTCGTCATGCTGTAGACATTACTGAAAATAAGGCGTTATCCCATCACTTCCAAGGGAATGATTGGTTGAAAGCGGAGGACTGGCAGTTAATTGAATACAATTTTGAAGAGAAACAATTAGCAGACACAGTCTCGGTTGAAGAGCAAACAAATCAAATTCGCCGAGCTTTTCGTCGTGATATTGCAGCTTTCTTTAAAAAAATTAAAGCTGCTAAAACGACATATGAAGCGCTTGAGATTTTTTATCAATTTTTAATTCAACAGGGGATTGAGGAACAACTCATCCATTGGCGCAATCAAGAAATTGAACGGGGTCACCTTGAACAAGCTCGTAATCATGAGCAAACATGGTCATCTTTAATGGATTTATTAGATGAATTCTCTGAAATTTATGGTGAAGATGCGTTTAATTTTGACTTGTTTGAAGAAATTTTATCTAGTGGATTAGCTAATTTGACATTTGGTAAAATTCCTACAGCGATTGATCAAGTAAAAATTAATCCATTAGATTTGGCAAGACCCATGCAAGCTAAAATTACGTTTGCCATCGGTCTGGATGAGACTACGTTTCCTAGAAAAATTGAAAATAAAACCTTACTTTCGAGCGAAGAACGGGCTCAGCTAAATGCTGTGTTAAAAGAAGATCAATATTTACGCGACCATGTAGGTGAGACGTTACGAAATGAACCTTTTGTTGCATATAATGTATTGTTATCGGCTTCTGATAAGCTCTATATGACGTACGCAGCTAATCATGATACGCAACAGAATATTAAAATGTCTCCTTATTTGGTTCGTTTAGTTGAGGGGACAGGAATTGAGTTACAAAACCGACAAAGTTTAACGTTAGAAAGCAATCCAGCGTATTATGTTGGAACGTATCGAAGTTTAATTCGCCAATTAAATAGCTTATATCGTCAAACGCAAGACGTAAAAATCAATTTACCAAATGTTTGGCGTTGGATGGAAAAACAATTACGTGGTGAGAATAAACAATTAGCAGAACGGGTATTTGCTAGTCAAAGTCATCGCAATGTCCCAGTTTCTTTACCGCAAGAAACGGCACTTGCTTTGTATGGGACAGAAATTCATAGTTCAATTTCACGCATGGAGACTTTTTATCAATGTGAATATCGCTATTTTGTTGATTATGGTTTACGTTTGAATGAACGAGATATTTACGGATTAAATCCGGCTATTACAGGAGAATTTTTCCATGATGCATTAGATCGTTTTTTAACTTTTTTAATTGAAGAAAATATTTCACTAAGTCAACTGACTGCCACAGAACGGGATCATTTTGTGGATCATGTGTTAAAAGAAATTTTTGGAGAAATTCGTTACAATTTGTTGAATCGTTCTGCACGAATGAATTTTATTCGTCATCAATTAAGCAAAACAATTCAACGTGTGACCTGGGCGTTGCATAAGCAGGGAGAAAAAACACAATTGTCTCCTGTACAAACCGAAGTATTATTTGGTCAAATTGCAGGGAAACGTGGAATTCCTGGGTTACAATTACCGTTGAATTCTGGTGGACAATTACATTTACGAGGAAAAATTGATCGAATTGATACAGCGATTGTTGACGGACAACCATGGTTATCTGTTGTGGATTATAAATCTAGCAGTCGTGAATTTGATTTAACGGAAGCATATTATGGATTGGCAATGCAATTAGTGACGTATTTAGATGTTGCTTTAACTGATGCGGTAGAATTAATTGGTAGAGATGACGCTAAAATTGCCGGAGCCTATTATTTTCATGTGCATAATCCAGTCATGGATCATCAAAAAGCTACCGATGACGAACGATTAAAGCAATACAAATATGATGGCTTATTTGTTGACGATGCAGAAGTTTTTCCAATCTATGATGAGACATTAACGAAATCAAAAAACTCAGCATTATTTCCAATTCGTAAAGATAAAAATGAAACAATCCAAAAAATTACTCAAAGTAAAGACAAATTTTATACAGAAGAAGAAATCAATTATCTGATTCAACATAATCGAAAAAAAATGATTGATGGTGGTAATCGAATTCTTTCAGGAGAAATTGCGTTAAATCCATCTTATAAAATGAAAGATAAAAAACGTGCATGTCAGCATTGCCCGTTTCGCAGTATTTGCACGTTTGATGTGATGTTACAAGAAAATGAGTATCATCGTATGAAACAATTGTCAAAAGAAGAAATTATTGAACGAATGAGGGAGGAAGAAAATGATTAA